A window of Thermosynechococcus sp. NK55a contains these coding sequences:
- a CDS encoding bifunctional folylpolyglutamate synthase/dihydrofolate synthase, with the protein MAVGDPLTAALSPYARFGVRLGLEPIQALLSALGSPQLQVPLIHVAGTNGKGSVCAYLDSVLRAAGYRTGRYTSPHLLSWCERICVDGEPIAPQVFLTLIQQIEAVLPQVAYPPSQFEVVTAAAWLYFAQQGVEVAVMEVGLGGRLDATNVCQPPLVSVITSIGWDHWQRLGNTLGAIAGEKAGILKQGVPAVVGPVPPEAKTVIAERLTALACPTVWPEPAQWCVERAGWATWGGIEYPLPLAGEMQLTNSAIAIATLQCLQAQGWQISLTAIQQGMAQTRWPGRLQWLHWQGRKLLIDGAHNAPAAAYLRQYVDQLGWTEVTWVVGMLANKDHGGILKHLLRAGDRLWLVPVPDHASANLEDLKELAYTCCPRLGECRLFNDVAEALDRGGDRCVVCGSLYLIARVLGAIASKDSQATQL; encoded by the coding sequence CTGGCCGTGGGTGATCCACTGACGGCAGCGCTGAGTCCCTACGCCCGCTTTGGGGTGCGCCTTGGCCTTGAACCCATCCAGGCGCTCCTGAGTGCCTTGGGGTCTCCCCAGTTACAGGTGCCCTTGATCCACGTTGCGGGGACAAATGGCAAAGGCTCGGTGTGTGCCTATTTGGATAGTGTTTTGCGGGCAGCGGGCTATCGCACGGGTCGTTATACCTCGCCCCATCTGTTGAGCTGGTGTGAGCGCATTTGTGTCGATGGTGAACCCATTGCCCCGCAGGTGTTTTTGACCCTCATTCAACAAATTGAAGCCGTCTTGCCCCAGGTGGCCTATCCCCCCAGTCAGTTTGAAGTGGTCACGGCGGCGGCATGGCTCTATTTTGCCCAGCAGGGGGTGGAGGTGGCGGTGATGGAGGTGGGCTTAGGGGGGCGCTTGGATGCCACGAATGTGTGTCAGCCCCCTTTGGTGAGTGTGATTACTTCCATTGGTTGGGATCATTGGCAGCGGTTGGGCAATACTTTGGGGGCGATTGCGGGCGAAAAGGCTGGAATTCTTAAGCAGGGTGTACCCGCTGTTGTTGGTCCTGTTCCTCCAGAGGCAAAGACGGTGATTGCCGAGCGTTTAACAGCTTTGGCTTGCCCGACCGTCTGGCCAGAACCGGCGCAGTGGTGTGTTGAGCGGGCTGGATGGGCAACTTGGGGTGGCATTGAGTATCCCTTGCCTTTGGCGGGAGAAATGCAGTTAACCAATTCCGCGATCGCGATCGCCACACTGCAATGTCTGCAAGCTCAAGGCTGGCAAATTTCCCTAACAGCGATTCAACAGGGAATGGCACAAACCCGCTGGCCGGGACGACTGCAATGGTTACACTGGCAAGGGCGAAAACTGCTCATTGATGGTGCCCACAATGCTCCTGCAGCCGCTTATCTACGGCAATATGTAGATCAATTGGGCTGGACAGAGGTGACTTGGGTAGTGGGGATGCTAGCCAATAAGGATCATGGGGGGATTCTCAAACATCTCCTGCGAGCCGGCGATCGCCTGTGGTTGGTGCCTGTCCCGGATCACGCTAGTGCTAACTTAGAGGACTTGAAGGAACTTGCCTACACCTGTTGCCCTCGGTTAGGGGAATGCCGTCTTTTTAACGATGTGGCTGAAGCCCTCGACAGGGGGGGCGATCGCTGCGTGGTCTGTGGCTCCCTTTACTTAATTGCTCGTGTTTTGGGGGCGATCGCCAGCAAAGACTCTCAGGCAACTCAACTGTAG
- a CDS encoding MORN repeat-containing protein translates to MLQLSTLVECPVMTHSHHANAAVVRRWVLSSFLMGLGCATLQLAPVTAQIAVYEGQRVTGDVTLTLPDGSTYKGELLNGRFNGQGILTMANGNRYEGEFRNGRYHGQGVLTYADGGRYEGGFADGIFNGKGILQLANGQRYEGTFLNGQYHGEGVLTFPDGTRYEGQFLAGKYHGTGMLSFGNGTSYAGQFRNGLFDGEGVLTLPDGSRIIATWRHGRREPR, encoded by the coding sequence ATGTTGCAATTGTCCACCCTTGTGGAGTGTCCAGTGATGACCCATTCGCACCACGCCAATGCCGCTGTTGTCCGCCGCTGGGTGCTCAGTTCTTTCCTGATGGGTTTAGGGTGTGCAACCCTACAGTTGGCTCCTGTAACTGCTCAAATTGCCGTCTATGAAGGGCAGCGGGTCACGGGGGATGTCACCCTGACCCTCCCCGATGGCAGCACCTACAAAGGGGAATTGCTAAACGGTCGCTTTAATGGCCAAGGCATCCTCACGATGGCCAATGGCAACCGCTACGAGGGAGAATTTCGCAATGGCCGCTACCACGGTCAGGGGGTGCTCACCTATGCCGATGGCGGACGCTATGAGGGTGGCTTTGCCGATGGTATCTTCAATGGCAAGGGCATTCTACAACTGGCCAATGGCCAGCGCTACGAGGGAACGTTTCTCAATGGTCAATACCATGGGGAGGGGGTACTCACCTTTCCCGACGGCACTCGCTACGAGGGACAGTTTCTAGCGGGCAAGTATCATGGAACTGGAATGCTCTCCTTTGGGAATGGCACAAGCTATGCTGGACAGTTTCGCAATGGCTTATTTGACGGAGAGGGGGTGCTCACCCTGCCAGATGGCTCCCGGATTATTGCTACATGGCGCCATGGTCGTCGCGAGCCCCGCTAA
- a CDS encoding ammonium transporter, which produces MKLRSILRRGLRLQHPLTPILYLPPRRTRLTFAVMIGVLSATAALGQDTAASTAVPAKVQVVLNTLWVIFAGVLVFFMNAGFCMLETGFCRAKNAVNLLSKNLIVFALSSIAYWAIGFALMFGDGNGVVGSSGFFLLGADNSPATAEAYRGVYSSLSWAAVPLFAKFFFQVVFAGTAATIVSGAVAERIKFYAFFIFSLLLVGISYPITGHWIWGGGWLQQLGMWDFAGSTVVHSVGGWAALMGAALLGPRLGRFLPDGSVAAIPGHNFAIATLGCLILWLGWFGFNPGSTMTADPEAIAHIVVTTNMAAAFGGVTATVVSTLYFGKPDLSMIINGILAGLVAITAPCAFVTIESAALIGSIAGIIIIFSVVTLDRLKIDDPVGAISVHLVNGIWGTIAVGLFADGPGRFYEAGAGPLKGLLWSGDFTQLGYQLVGVLAVGGFTVAFSTAVWLLLNLTIGIRVSPEEEIEGLDIGEHGMEAYAGFLLREEVKGFVDLLKRMSGSGRS; this is translated from the coding sequence ATGAAACTGCGTTCTATCTTGCGCCGCGGGTTACGTCTTCAGCATCCCCTGACTCCGATTCTCTATCTGCCCCCTCGCCGCACGCGATTGACCTTTGCGGTGATGATTGGTGTGCTGAGTGCAACAGCCGCACTGGGGCAGGATACTGCCGCCTCAACGGCGGTTCCGGCAAAGGTGCAGGTGGTGCTCAACACGCTCTGGGTGATTTTTGCAGGCGTGCTGGTATTTTTCATGAATGCTGGCTTTTGCATGTTGGAAACGGGCTTTTGCCGGGCCAAGAATGCGGTGAACCTGCTCTCAAAGAACCTGATTGTCTTTGCCCTTTCGAGTATCGCCTATTGGGCGATTGGCTTTGCCCTAATGTTTGGGGATGGCAATGGGGTGGTGGGCAGCAGTGGTTTCTTTTTGCTGGGGGCCGATAACAGTCCGGCCACTGCCGAAGCCTACCGGGGGGTCTATAGTTCCCTCAGTTGGGCAGCGGTACCCCTGTTTGCTAAGTTCTTCTTTCAAGTGGTCTTTGCGGGAACGGCCGCCACAATTGTTTCTGGGGCAGTGGCGGAGCGGATTAAGTTCTATGCCTTCTTTATCTTCAGCTTGCTGCTGGTGGGGATTTCCTATCCAATTACGGGTCACTGGATCTGGGGTGGCGGTTGGCTGCAACAGCTAGGTATGTGGGATTTTGCCGGTTCTACGGTCGTGCACTCTGTAGGCGGATGGGCAGCATTGATGGGGGCAGCTCTCCTAGGGCCGCGTTTGGGGCGCTTTCTGCCGGATGGGTCGGTGGCGGCCATCCCCGGGCATAATTTTGCGATCGCCACCTTGGGTTGTTTGATCCTCTGGCTTGGTTGGTTTGGTTTTAATCCAGGGTCAACGATGACCGCAGATCCGGAGGCGATCGCCCACATTGTTGTGACCACAAATATGGCCGCAGCCTTTGGGGGTGTCACCGCAACGGTGGTTTCCACGCTCTACTTTGGGAAGCCCGACCTTTCGATGATCATTAATGGGATTCTGGCAGGATTAGTGGCCATCACAGCCCCCTGTGCCTTTGTCACCATTGAGAGCGCGGCGTTAATCGGCAGTATTGCCGGGATCATTATTATTTTTTCGGTGGTGACCCTCGATCGCCTAAAAATTGACGATCCAGTGGGAGCCATTTCCGTACACTTGGTCAATGGCATCTGGGGGACCATAGCAGTGGGGCTCTTTGCCGATGGACCGGGGCGCTTTTACGAAGCTGGGGCGGGGCCTCTCAAGGGATTGCTCTGGAGTGGTGACTTTACCCAGTTGGGGTACCAATTGGTGGGGGTACTGGCGGTGGGCGGGTTTACCGTTGCCTTTAGTACAGCAGTGTGGCTACTCCTGAACCTTACCATTGGCATTCGCGTTTCTCCAGAGGAGGAAATCGAGGGGTTGGACATTGGCGAGCATGGCATGGAGGCCTATGCGGGCTTCCTTTTGCGCGAAGAAGTGAAAGGATTTGTGGATTTGCTCAAACGGATGTCTGGCAGTGGTCGCTCCTAG
- a CDS encoding carbohydrate ABC transporter permease codes for MAVVAPRVGLTLLLILGALLVLSPLLVVLCTSGWPPGTLPTQLLPPQGWTWQSYQAAWRQGHFILAFANSTFVALAVTALQLVTSALAGYALARLSFPGQQTILLLMLAILVIPFQLLVIPIFLILKAAHLINTYGALILPTAANGFGVFLMRQFFLTLPVALEEAARLDGANRWQVLWHILLPLSRPALVTLFIFTFIGEWNDLFKPLVFTTKPELITVQLSLANFQEQFTNDWPLMMAAAVIATVPVMILFILGQRQLIRGIATTGLKN; via the coding sequence CTGGCAGTGGTCGCTCCTAGGGTAGGCTTAACGCTCCTATTAATCCTGGGGGCATTGTTGGTTCTCAGTCCCTTGCTAGTGGTGCTTTGTACCTCCGGCTGGCCACCCGGAACCCTACCCACCCAATTATTGCCGCCCCAAGGCTGGACCTGGCAGAGCTATCAGGCGGCATGGCGGCAGGGACACTTTATCTTAGCTTTTGCCAACTCAACGTTTGTGGCCTTAGCGGTGACGGCGCTCCAGTTGGTAACTTCAGCCCTAGCAGGTTACGCCCTTGCCCGACTTTCGTTTCCGGGGCAACAGACGATTCTGCTGCTGATGCTAGCAATCCTAGTGATCCCATTTCAGCTTTTGGTGATCCCAATTTTTCTCATCCTGAAGGCGGCTCATCTGATCAATACCTATGGCGCGTTGATCTTACCAACGGCGGCCAATGGCTTTGGTGTCTTTTTGATGCGGCAGTTTTTTCTCACATTGCCCGTTGCCCTTGAGGAGGCAGCCCGCTTGGATGGGGCAAATCGCTGGCAGGTTCTCTGGCATATTCTCTTGCCCCTGAGCCGACCAGCCTTGGTAACGCTCTTTATCTTTACCTTTATTGGCGAGTGGAATGATCTGTTTAAGCCCTTGGTTTTTACCACCAAGCCAGAACTGATCACCGTGCAGCTTTCCTTGGCCAATTTTCAGGAGCAGTTCACCAATGATTGGCCGTTGATGATGGCAGCGGCGGTGATTGCCACTGTACCGGTGATGATTTTGTTTATTTTGGGTCAGCGGCAACTGATTCGCGGTATTGCCACCACGGGGCTAAAGAACTAA
- the groES gene encoding co-chaperone GroES, whose translation MAAVSLSVSTVKPLGDRIFVKVAESEERTAGGILLPDNAREKPQVGEVTAVGPGKLTEDGKRQPMDVKVGDKVLYSKYAGTEVKLGGEDYVLLSEKDILAIVG comes from the coding sequence ATGGCAGCCGTATCTCTAAGCGTTTCAACTGTGAAACCTTTGGGCGATCGCATTTTTGTCAAAGTCGCCGAAAGCGAAGAACGGACCGCAGGGGGGATTCTCCTGCCCGACAATGCCCGTGAAAAACCCCAAGTGGGCGAAGTGACCGCCGTCGGTCCCGGCAAACTCACTGAAGACGGCAAGCGTCAGCCCATGGATGTGAAAGTGGGTGACAAGGTGCTGTACTCCAAGTATGCCGGTACCGAAGTGAAACTAGGGGGCGAAGACTACGTTCTCCTCTCAGAAAAAGACATCTTGGCCATTGTGGGCTAG
- the groL gene encoding chaperonin GroEL (60 kDa chaperone family; promotes refolding of misfolded polypeptides especially under stressful conditions; forms two stacked rings of heptamers to form a barrel-shaped 14mer; ends can be capped by GroES; misfolded proteins enter the barrel where they are refolded when GroES binds), with amino-acid sequence MAKRIIYNENARRALEKGMDILAESVAVTLGPKGRNVVLEKKFGAPQIVNDGVTIAKEIELEDHIENTGVALIRQAASKTNDAAGDGTTTATVLAHAMVKEGLRNVAAGANPIALKRGIDKATHFLVEKIAEHARPVEDSKAIAQVAAISAGNDEEVGQMIADAMDKVGKEGVISLEEGKSMTTELEVTEGMRFDKGYISPYFATDTERMEAVFDEPFVLITDKKITLVQDLVPILEQVARAGKPLVIIAEDIEKEALATLVVNRLRGVLNVAAVKAPGFGDRRKAMLEDIAVLTAGQVITEDAGLKLENAKLDMLGKARRITITKDHTTIVAEGNEKAVKARCEQIRRQIEETDSSYDKEKLQERLAKLAGGVAVIKVGAATETEMKDRKLRLEDAINATKAAVEEGIVPGGGTTLVHLAPELSNWAAEHLTGEELIGANIVERALSAPLRRIAENAGQNGAIIVERVKEKPFDVGYDAAKDEYVNMFDAGIVDPAKVTRSALQNAASIAGMVLTTECIIVDKPEPKENNPAGSGAGMGGDFDY; translated from the coding sequence ATGGCGAAGCGCATTATCTACAACGAAAATGCTCGTCGGGCCCTTGAAAAAGGGATGGACATCTTGGCTGAATCCGTGGCCGTGACCCTTGGTCCGAAAGGGCGGAACGTGGTTTTGGAGAAAAAATTTGGTGCGCCGCAAATTGTCAATGATGGTGTCACCATTGCTAAAGAAATTGAACTTGAAGATCACATTGAAAACACCGGTGTGGCGCTGATCCGCCAAGCCGCCTCGAAAACCAATGATGCTGCCGGTGACGGCACCACGACGGCGACGGTTCTCGCCCATGCCATGGTGAAAGAGGGGCTGCGCAACGTTGCTGCTGGCGCTAACCCCATTGCCCTAAAACGCGGGATTGACAAAGCCACCCACTTCCTGGTGGAAAAAATTGCCGAACACGCCCGTCCAGTGGAAGACTCCAAAGCCATTGCCCAAGTGGCGGCCATCTCGGCGGGAAATGATGAAGAAGTGGGTCAGATGATTGCCGACGCCATGGACAAAGTGGGCAAAGAAGGCGTGATCTCCCTCGAAGAAGGCAAATCCATGACCACCGAACTGGAGGTCACTGAGGGGATGCGCTTTGACAAGGGCTACATCTCCCCCTACTTTGCCACCGACACCGAGCGCATGGAAGCCGTGTTCGATGAACCCTTCGTGCTGATCACCGACAAGAAAATTACCTTGGTGCAAGATCTGGTGCCGATCCTCGAACAGGTGGCTCGCGCCGGTAAGCCCTTGGTCATCATTGCCGAAGACATCGAGAAAGAAGCCTTGGCCACCCTCGTGGTCAACCGTCTGCGCGGTGTCTTGAATGTCGCTGCGGTGAAAGCTCCCGGCTTTGGCGATCGCCGTAAAGCGATGCTCGAAGATATTGCCGTCCTCACAGCGGGTCAAGTGATCACCGAAGATGCGGGTCTGAAGCTGGAAAATGCCAAGCTGGATATGCTCGGTAAAGCTCGCCGCATCACAATCACCAAAGATCACACCACGATTGTTGCCGAAGGCAATGAAAAAGCCGTCAAGGCTCGCTGCGAGCAAATCCGTCGCCAAATCGAAGAAACCGACTCCAGCTACGACAAAGAAAAACTGCAGGAGCGGTTGGCCAAACTAGCTGGTGGGGTGGCGGTGATTAAAGTCGGTGCTGCCACCGAAACTGAAATGAAAGATCGCAAACTCCGTCTGGAAGATGCGATTAACGCCACCAAAGCCGCTGTTGAGGAGGGGATTGTTCCCGGTGGCGGTACCACCTTGGTTCACTTGGCTCCTGAGTTGAGCAACTGGGCCGCTGAGCACCTAACGGGTGAAGAACTGATTGGTGCCAACATTGTTGAGCGTGCCCTCAGCGCTCCCCTGCGTCGCATTGCGGAAAACGCGGGTCAAAATGGTGCCATCATTGTTGAACGGGTCAAAGAAAAACCCTTCGATGTGGGTTATGATGCCGCTAAAGATGAATATGTCAACATGTTTGATGCCGGTATCGTTGACCCTGCCAAAGTTACCCGCTCGGCTCTGCAAAATGCGGCCTCTATTGCTGGCATGGTGCTAACCACCGAGTGCATCATCGTTGACAAGCCCGAACCCAAGGAAAATAATCCTGCGGGCAGCGGTGCTGGCATGGGCGGTGACTTCGACTACTAA